From the genome of Microtus pennsylvanicus isolate mMicPen1 chromosome 20, mMicPen1.hap1, whole genome shotgun sequence, one region includes:
- the LOC142839054 gene encoding solute carrier family 26 member 10 — MLQGAKDKMSGSLVSGTCSGPEEVSDLKSPLSSRFREPLTHARFQELYGGAEEPEVPAEPRLPWLCGLWRRRAGCCSGPGAWRVLQARLPPLRWLPHYRWRAWLLGDAVAGVTVGVVHVPQGMAFALLTSVPPVFGLYTSFFPVLIYSLLGTGRHLSTGTFAVLSLMTGSVVERLVPDPLAGNLSEIEREQLEARRVGAAAAVAFGSGALMLAMFALQLGVLSTFLSEPVVKALTSGAALHVLVSQLPSLLGLSLPRQIGCFSLFKTLAAVLTALARSNPAELTISALSLALLVPVKELNVRFRDRLPTPIPGEVVMVLLASVLCFASSLDTRYNVQVVGVLPGGFPQPLFPALDELPRILADSLPIALVTFAVSTSLASIYADKYSYTIDPNQELFAHGVSNLISSLFSCFPNSATLATTSLLVDAGGNTQLAGLFSCVVVLAVLLWLGPFFYYLPKAVLACINISSMRQMFFQMQELPQLWHISRVDFAVWMVTWVAVVTLNVDLGLAVGVVVSMMTVVCRTQRVQCLALGLAEGTELYRPLRESHKLLQVPGLCILSYPTPLYFATRGQFRHILEWRLGLGERGKQSPKLGSLPDKGVEPIRVVVLDFSGISFADAAGAREVVQLTRRCQDAGICLLLAQCNALVLETLTRAGLLERMTPEQLFVSVQDAAAHALERLKPTGPKICTVWV; from the exons ATGCTGCAGGGGGCCAAGGACAAAATGAGTGGATCACTTGTCTCTGGGACCTGCTCAGGTCCGGAAGAGGTTTCTGACCTGAAGTCTCCGctgagctctaggttcagggaACCTCTCACCCACGCTCGGTTCCAGGAGCTTTACGGGGGCGCAGAGGAGCCGGAAGTACCAGCCGAGCCCCGCTTACCCTGGCTGTGCGGGTTGTGGAGGAGGCGAGCTGGCTGCTGTTCAGGGCCGGGGGCGTGGCGCGTGCTGCAGGCACGGCTGCCTCCGCTGCGCTGGCTGCCCCATTACCGCTGGCGAGCGTGGCTGCTAGGAGATGCAGTGGCTGGAGTGACCGTGGGCGTTGTGCACGTGCCCCAGG GCATGGCTTTTGCCCTCCTGACCTCTGTGCCCCCCGTGTTTGGACTCTACACTTCTTTCTTTCCGGTCCTTATCTACAGTTTGCTGGGCACTGGGAGACACCTGTCCACTG GAACCTTCGCAGTCCTCAGTCTCATGACCGGCTCTGTTGTTGAGCGGCTGGTGCCCGATCCCCTCGCGGGGAACCTCAGTGAAATTGAAAGGGAGCAATTGGAAGCTCGGAGAGTTGGGGCGGCAGCGGCTGTGGCCTTCGGGAGTGGGGCGCTGATG CTAGCGATGTTCGCTCTACAGCTTGGGGTCCTGTCTACCTTTTTATCCGAGCCTGTGGTCAAGGCGCTAACCAGCGGGGCCGCGCTACACGTGCTGGTGTCCCAGCTACCAAGCCTCTTGGGTTTGTCTCTCCCACGCCAGATCGGCTGCTTTTCTCTCTTCAAG ACGCTGGCTGCGGTGCTCACCGCCCTGGCCCGGAGCAATCCTGCAGAACTGACCATCTCAGCGCTCAGTCTGGCGTTGCTAGTGCCGGTCAAGGAACTGAACGTGAGATTCCGGGACAGGCTACCCACTCCGATCCCAGGAGAAGTTGTCATG gtgcttctggcctctgtgctgtGTTTTGCCTCTTCCCTGGACACAAGATACAACGTCCAGGTAGTTGGAGTATTGCCTGGAGg GTTCCCCCAGCCGCTCTTCCCCGCCCTGGACGAGCTGCCCAGGATACTGGCCGACTCGCTGCCCATTGCCTTGGTTACTTTTGCCGTGTCCACCTCCCTGGCCTCCATCTATGCAGACAAGTACAGCTACACAATTGACCCCAACCAG GAGCTCTTCGCCCATGGTGTCTCCAacctcatttcttctctcttctcttgcttTCCCAACTCGGCCACACTGGCTACAACCAGCTTATTAGTGGATGCTGGTGGGAACACACAG CTGGCCGGCCTCTTCTCCTGTGTAGTTGTCCTGGCAGTGCTGTTGTGGCTGGGGCCCTTCTTCTACTATCTGCCcaag GCTGTCCTGGCTTGCATCAATATCTCCAGCATGCGCCAGATGTTCTTCCAGATGCAGGAGCTACCACAGCTGTGGCACATCAGCCGCGTAGACTTT GCTGTGTGGATGGTCACATGGGTGGCAGTAGTGACCCTGAATGTGGACCTGGGCCTGGCTGTGGGCGTGGTCGTCTCTATGATGACAGTAGTCTGCCGCACTCAGAG GGTGCAGTGCCTGGCACTTGGATTGGCTGAGGGGACCGAGCTCTACAGGCCACTGAGAGAGAGCCATAAG ctcctccaggttcctggtctCTGCATCCTGAGCTATCCAACACCACTCTACTTCGCAACCCGCGGGCAGTTCCGCCACATCTTGGAGTGGCGTCTGGGGCTTGGAGAAAGAGGCAAG CAGTCTCCAAAGCTGGGTAGTCTACCTGACAAAG GTGTTGAGCCCATTAGAGTGGTGGTCCTGGACTTCAGCGGCATCAGCTTTGCGGATGCTGCAGGGGCCAGGGAAGTGGTACAG CTCACCAGGCGATGCCAGGATGCTGGGATCTGTCTCCTCTTGGCTCAGTGCAATG CCTTGGTGCTGGAGACCTTGACCCGGGCAGGACTCCTGGAGAGAATGACCCCGGAACAACTCTTTGTGAGTGTTCAGGATGCGGCCGCACATGCGCTGGAGAGACTG aAGCCCACTGGCCCAAAGATTTGTACAGTGTGGGTCTAA
- the Arhgef25 gene encoding rho guanine nucleotide exchange factor 25 isoform X1: MKPPDRPTPGRTDRILGVMGGMLRACAVPGQEGPPKRDSLGPGSTKTGSDCTEEDQRGEREPEVRAWALQPESYSIAGSEGSRSASAASGLAAPSGPSSGLSSHPCSPVPPGPVSGLRKWLDHSKHCLSVETEADSGQTGQYENWMLEPTLATGEGLPELTLLTTLLEGPGDNTQAPEEETLSQAPQNEEEQKRVALERSMFVLSELVETEKMYVDDLGQIVEGYMATMATQGVPESLRGRDRIVFGNIQQIYEWHRDYFLQELQQCLKDPDWLAQLFIKHERRLHMYVVYCQNKPKSEHVVSEFGDSYFEEIRQQLGHRLQLNDLLIKPVQRIMKYQLLLKDFLKYYGRAGMDTEELEQAVEVMCFVPKRCDDMMSLGRLRGFEGKLTAQGKLLGQDTFLVTEPESGGLLSSRGRERRVFLFEQIVIFSEALGGGGRGGTQPGYVYKSSIKVSCLGLEGNLQGNPCRFALTSRGPEGGIQRYILQASDPAVSQAWIKQVAQILESQRDFLNALQSPIEYQRRESQTNSLGRSGGPGVGSPGRIRPGDLAQVSMHTPINGSLPSLLLLPKGEVPRAPLPLDIQALSDTPQTPRHPPALPALSTPPCQARLAKLDEDEL, from the exons ATGAAGCCCCCGGACCGCCCCACCCCTGGCCGCACTGACCGGATACTGGGGGTCATGGGGGGCATGCTGCGCGCATGCGCCGTACCCGGGCAGGAGGGG CCCCCGAAGAGAGATTCCTTAGGGCCTGGGAGTACCAAGACAGGGAGTGATTGTACCGAGGAGGATCAAAGAGGGGAGCGCGAACCTGAGGTCCGCGCCTGGGCTTTGCAGCCGG AATCCTATTCCATTGCGGGTAGTGAGGGGAGCAGATCAGCATCCGCTGCCTCAGGTCTAGCTGCCCCATCTGGCCCCAGCTCTGGCCTCAGCTCTCACCCCTGTTCTCCGGTCCCCCCTGGGCCAGTAAGCGGCCTGAGGAAATGGTTGGATCATTCCAAACATTGTCTcagtgtggaaactgaggcagacagTGGTCAAACGGGACAATATGAG AACTGGATGCTGGAACCAACGCTAGCCACAGGAGAAGGGTTGCCAGAGCTAACCTTGTTGACTACGTTGTTGGAGGGTCCTGGGGACAATACACAG GCACCTGAAgaggagactttgtctcaagccCCCCAGAATGAGGAAGAACAGAAGAGGGTAGCCCTGGAAAGGAGTAT GTTTGTCCTGAGCGAGCtggtagaaacagaaaaaatgtaTGTGGATGACTTGGGACAGATTGTAGAG GGTTACATGGCTACCATGGCTACTCAGGGGGTCCCGGAGAGTCTCCGAGGTCGTGACAGGATTGTGTTTGGAAACATTCAGCAGATCTATGAGTGGCACCGAGA CTATTTCCTGCAGGAGCTGCAGCAGTGTCTGAAAGATCCTGATTGGCTGGCTCAGCTGTTCATCAAACAT GAGCGCCGGCTGCATATGTATGTGGTCTACTGTCAGAATAAGCCCAAGTCGGAGCATGTGGTGTCAGAATTTGGGGACAGCTACTTTGAG GAGATCAGGCAGCAGCTGGGACACCGTCTGCAGCTCAATGACCTCCTCATTAAACCTGTGCAGCGAATTATGAAATACCAGCTGTTGCTCAAG GATTTTCTGAAGTATTACGGCAGGGCTGGGATGGATACTGAAGAGCTGGAG CAAGCTGTGGAGGTCATGTGCTTCGTGCCCAAGCGCTGTGACGACATGATGTCGCTGGGGAGACTGCGGGGATTCGAG GGAAAACTGACGGCTCAGGGGAAGCTCTTGGGCCAGGACACATTTTTGGTGACAGAGCCTGAGTCTGGGGGTCTGCTTTCTTCCCGGGGTCGAGAGAGACGTGTCTTCCTGTTTGAGCAAATCGTCATCTTCAGTGAGGCACTGGGAGGAGGAGGTCGAGGTGGCACACAGCCTGGCTATGTGTACAAGAGCAGCATCAAG GTGAGCTGTCTAGGACTGGAGGGCAACCTCCAAGGCAACCCTTGCCGGTTTGCGCTGACCTCTAGGGGGCCAGAAGGTGGGATCCAGCGCTATATTCTGCAGGCTTCAGACCCTGCAGTCAGTCAGGCCTGGATCAAGCAAGTGGCCCAGATCCTGGAAAGCCAGCGTGACTTTCTCAACG ccttgcaGTCACCCATTGAGTACCAGAGACGGGAGAGCCAGACCAACAGCCTAGGGCGGTCAGGAGGGCCTGGGGTAGGGAGCCCTGGGAGGATACGGCCTGGAGACCTGGCCCAGGtcagcatgcacacacccatcaatggctccctcccttccctgctgcTTTTGCCCAAAGGAGAGGTGCCCAGAGCACCCTTACCCCTGGATATACAG GCTCTCAGTGACACCCCCCAGACTCCTCGCCACCCTCCAGCCCTTCCGGCTCTGAGCACCCCTCCCTGCCAGGCCAGGCTGGCAAAGCTGGATGAAGATGAGCTGTAG
- the Arhgef25 gene encoding rho guanine nucleotide exchange factor 25 isoform X2, with protein MRGGPGAMRGGHKGGRCACPRVIRKVLAKCGCCFARGGRESYSIAGSEGSRSASAASGLAAPSGPSSGLSSHPCSPVPPGPVSGLRKWLDHSKHCLSVETEADSGQTGQYENWMLEPTLATGEGLPELTLLTTLLEGPGDNTQAPEEETLSQAPQNEEEQKRVALERSMFVLSELVETEKMYVDDLGQIVEGYMATMATQGVPESLRGRDRIVFGNIQQIYEWHRDYFLQELQQCLKDPDWLAQLFIKHERRLHMYVVYCQNKPKSEHVVSEFGDSYFEEIRQQLGHRLQLNDLLIKPVQRIMKYQLLLKDFLKYYGRAGMDTEELEQAVEVMCFVPKRCDDMMSLGRLRGFEGKLTAQGKLLGQDTFLVTEPESGGLLSSRGRERRVFLFEQIVIFSEALGGGGRGGTQPGYVYKSSIKVSCLGLEGNLQGNPCRFALTSRGPEGGIQRYILQASDPAVSQAWIKQVAQILESQRDFLNALQSPIEYQRRESQTNSLGRSGGPGVGSPGRIRPGDLAQVSMHTPINGSLPSLLLLPKGEVPRAPLPLDIQALSDTPQTPRHPPALPALSTPPCQARLAKLDEDEL; from the exons ATGCGGGGGGGCCCGGGCGCCATGCGGGGGGGTCACAAAGGGGGTCGCTGTGCCTGTCCCCGTGTGATTCGAAAAGTGCTGGCAAAATGCGGCTGCTGCTTCGCCCGGGGGGGACGTG AATCCTATTCCATTGCGGGTAGTGAGGGGAGCAGATCAGCATCCGCTGCCTCAGGTCTAGCTGCCCCATCTGGCCCCAGCTCTGGCCTCAGCTCTCACCCCTGTTCTCCGGTCCCCCCTGGGCCAGTAAGCGGCCTGAGGAAATGGTTGGATCATTCCAAACATTGTCTcagtgtggaaactgaggcagacagTGGTCAAACGGGACAATATGAG AACTGGATGCTGGAACCAACGCTAGCCACAGGAGAAGGGTTGCCAGAGCTAACCTTGTTGACTACGTTGTTGGAGGGTCCTGGGGACAATACACAG GCACCTGAAgaggagactttgtctcaagccCCCCAGAATGAGGAAGAACAGAAGAGGGTAGCCCTGGAAAGGAGTAT GTTTGTCCTGAGCGAGCtggtagaaacagaaaaaatgtaTGTGGATGACTTGGGACAGATTGTAGAG GGTTACATGGCTACCATGGCTACTCAGGGGGTCCCGGAGAGTCTCCGAGGTCGTGACAGGATTGTGTTTGGAAACATTCAGCAGATCTATGAGTGGCACCGAGA CTATTTCCTGCAGGAGCTGCAGCAGTGTCTGAAAGATCCTGATTGGCTGGCTCAGCTGTTCATCAAACAT GAGCGCCGGCTGCATATGTATGTGGTCTACTGTCAGAATAAGCCCAAGTCGGAGCATGTGGTGTCAGAATTTGGGGACAGCTACTTTGAG GAGATCAGGCAGCAGCTGGGACACCGTCTGCAGCTCAATGACCTCCTCATTAAACCTGTGCAGCGAATTATGAAATACCAGCTGTTGCTCAAG GATTTTCTGAAGTATTACGGCAGGGCTGGGATGGATACTGAAGAGCTGGAG CAAGCTGTGGAGGTCATGTGCTTCGTGCCCAAGCGCTGTGACGACATGATGTCGCTGGGGAGACTGCGGGGATTCGAG GGAAAACTGACGGCTCAGGGGAAGCTCTTGGGCCAGGACACATTTTTGGTGACAGAGCCTGAGTCTGGGGGTCTGCTTTCTTCCCGGGGTCGAGAGAGACGTGTCTTCCTGTTTGAGCAAATCGTCATCTTCAGTGAGGCACTGGGAGGAGGAGGTCGAGGTGGCACACAGCCTGGCTATGTGTACAAGAGCAGCATCAAG GTGAGCTGTCTAGGACTGGAGGGCAACCTCCAAGGCAACCCTTGCCGGTTTGCGCTGACCTCTAGGGGGCCAGAAGGTGGGATCCAGCGCTATATTCTGCAGGCTTCAGACCCTGCAGTCAGTCAGGCCTGGATCAAGCAAGTGGCCCAGATCCTGGAAAGCCAGCGTGACTTTCTCAACG ccttgcaGTCACCCATTGAGTACCAGAGACGGGAGAGCCAGACCAACAGCCTAGGGCGGTCAGGAGGGCCTGGGGTAGGGAGCCCTGGGAGGATACGGCCTGGAGACCTGGCCCAGGtcagcatgcacacacccatcaatggctccctcccttccctgctgcTTTTGCCCAAAGGAGAGGTGCCCAGAGCACCCTTACCCCTGGATATACAG GCTCTCAGTGACACCCCCCAGACTCCTCGCCACCCTCCAGCCCTTCCGGCTCTGAGCACCCCTCCCTGCCAGGCCAGGCTGGCAAAGCTGGATGAAGATGAGCTGTAG
- the Arhgef25 gene encoding rho guanine nucleotide exchange factor 25 isoform X3, with translation MKPPDRPTPGRTDRILGVMGGMLRACAVPGQEGPPKRDSLGPGSTKTGSDCTEEDQRGEREPEVRAWALQPESYSIAGSEGSRSASAASGLAAPSGPSSGLSSHPCSPVPPGPVSGLRKWLDHSKHCLSVETEADSGQTGQYENWMLEPTLATGEGLPELTLLTTLLEGPGDNTQAPEEETLSQAPQNEEEQKRVALERSMFVLSELVETEKMYVDDLGQIVEGYMATMATQGVPESLRGRDRIVFGNIQQIYEWHRDYFLQELQQCLKDPDWLAQLFIKHERRLHMYVVYCQNKPKSEHVVSEFGDSYFEEIRQQLGHRLQLNDLLIKPVQRIMKYQLLLKDFLKYYGRAGMDTEELEQAVEVMCFVPKRCDDMMSLGRLRGFEGKLTAQGKLLGQDTFLVTEPESGGLLSSRGRERRVFLFEQIVIFSEALGGGGRGGTQPGYVYKSSIKASDPAVSQAWIKQVAQILESQRDFLNALQSPIEYQRRESQTNSLGRSGGPGVGSPGRIRPGDLAQVSMHTPINGSLPSLLLLPKGEVPRAPLPLDIQALSDTPQTPRHPPALPALSTPPCQARLAKLDEDEL, from the exons ATGAAGCCCCCGGACCGCCCCACCCCTGGCCGCACTGACCGGATACTGGGGGTCATGGGGGGCATGCTGCGCGCATGCGCCGTACCCGGGCAGGAGGGG CCCCCGAAGAGAGATTCCTTAGGGCCTGGGAGTACCAAGACAGGGAGTGATTGTACCGAGGAGGATCAAAGAGGGGAGCGCGAACCTGAGGTCCGCGCCTGGGCTTTGCAGCCGG AATCCTATTCCATTGCGGGTAGTGAGGGGAGCAGATCAGCATCCGCTGCCTCAGGTCTAGCTGCCCCATCTGGCCCCAGCTCTGGCCTCAGCTCTCACCCCTGTTCTCCGGTCCCCCCTGGGCCAGTAAGCGGCCTGAGGAAATGGTTGGATCATTCCAAACATTGTCTcagtgtggaaactgaggcagacagTGGTCAAACGGGACAATATGAG AACTGGATGCTGGAACCAACGCTAGCCACAGGAGAAGGGTTGCCAGAGCTAACCTTGTTGACTACGTTGTTGGAGGGTCCTGGGGACAATACACAG GCACCTGAAgaggagactttgtctcaagccCCCCAGAATGAGGAAGAACAGAAGAGGGTAGCCCTGGAAAGGAGTAT GTTTGTCCTGAGCGAGCtggtagaaacagaaaaaatgtaTGTGGATGACTTGGGACAGATTGTAGAG GGTTACATGGCTACCATGGCTACTCAGGGGGTCCCGGAGAGTCTCCGAGGTCGTGACAGGATTGTGTTTGGAAACATTCAGCAGATCTATGAGTGGCACCGAGA CTATTTCCTGCAGGAGCTGCAGCAGTGTCTGAAAGATCCTGATTGGCTGGCTCAGCTGTTCATCAAACAT GAGCGCCGGCTGCATATGTATGTGGTCTACTGTCAGAATAAGCCCAAGTCGGAGCATGTGGTGTCAGAATTTGGGGACAGCTACTTTGAG GAGATCAGGCAGCAGCTGGGACACCGTCTGCAGCTCAATGACCTCCTCATTAAACCTGTGCAGCGAATTATGAAATACCAGCTGTTGCTCAAG GATTTTCTGAAGTATTACGGCAGGGCTGGGATGGATACTGAAGAGCTGGAG CAAGCTGTGGAGGTCATGTGCTTCGTGCCCAAGCGCTGTGACGACATGATGTCGCTGGGGAGACTGCGGGGATTCGAG GGAAAACTGACGGCTCAGGGGAAGCTCTTGGGCCAGGACACATTTTTGGTGACAGAGCCTGAGTCTGGGGGTCTGCTTTCTTCCCGGGGTCGAGAGAGACGTGTCTTCCTGTTTGAGCAAATCGTCATCTTCAGTGAGGCACTGGGAGGAGGAGGTCGAGGTGGCACACAGCCTGGCTATGTGTACAAGAGCAGCATCAAG GCTTCAGACCCTGCAGTCAGTCAGGCCTGGATCAAGCAAGTGGCCCAGATCCTGGAAAGCCAGCGTGACTTTCTCAACG ccttgcaGTCACCCATTGAGTACCAGAGACGGGAGAGCCAGACCAACAGCCTAGGGCGGTCAGGAGGGCCTGGGGTAGGGAGCCCTGGGAGGATACGGCCTGGAGACCTGGCCCAGGtcagcatgcacacacccatcaatggctccctcccttccctgctgcTTTTGCCCAAAGGAGAGGTGCCCAGAGCACCCTTACCCCTGGATATACAG GCTCTCAGTGACACCCCCCAGACTCCTCGCCACCCTCCAGCCCTTCCGGCTCTGAGCACCCCTCCCTGCCAGGCCAGGCTGGCAAAGCTGGATGAAGATGAGCTGTAG